A window of Sulfuricella sp. contains these coding sequences:
- a CDS encoding transposase — protein sequence MSNYTRAFTAGGTFFFTVNLADRSKSLLTGHIDQLRASLRLVREHHPFNIDAIVNLPEHLHTVWTLPPGDTDYPTRWALIKAGFSRALPKVERIASSRIAKGERGIWQRRYWEHQIRDENDYARHVDYIHYNPVKHGHAKTPIAWPHSSLQRYVRDGILPADWGADYTENSHVGWGEPANPNKP from the coding sequence ATGAGCAATTACACCCGCGCCTTCACAGCAGGCGGCACGTTTTTCTTCACCGTCAACCTGGCCGACAGGTCGAAATCCCTGCTGACCGGACACATCGACCAACTGCGCGCCAGCCTGCGCCTGGTCCGCGAACATCATCCCTTTAATATCGACGCCATCGTGAACCTGCCGGAACATCTCCATACCGTCTGGACCTTGCCGCCCGGCGATACGGATTACCCCACCCGCTGGGCATTGATCAAAGCCGGATTTTCCCGCGCCCTGCCCAAGGTCGAGCGCATCGCTTCGAGCCGAATCGCCAAGGGAGAAAGGGGCATCTGGCAACGACGCTATTGGGAACACCAAATCCGCGACGAAAACGATTACGCCCGGCACGTCGATTACATCCATTACAACCCGGTCAAACACGGCCACGCGAAAACGCCCATTGCCTGGCCGCATTCGTCGCTGCAACGCTATGTCCGTGACGGGATACTCCCGGCGGATTGGGGCGCGGATTACACA
- a CDS encoding DUF2892 domain-containing protein, whose protein sequence is MKANVGGIDKVLRITAGVVLLALTFVLGDESGLWLWGLIGIVPLATGLMGWCPFYPLLGMNSCPTKK, encoded by the coding sequence ATGAAAGCCAACGTAGGTGGAATCGACAAGGTGTTGCGCATCACGGCCGGTGTGGTACTGCTGGCGCTGACCTTCGTGCTGGGCGATGAAAGCGGCCTGTGGCTGTGGGGCCTGATCGGCATCGTGCCGCTGGCCACCGGCCTGATGGGCTGGTGCCCGTTCTATCCGCTGCTGGGGATGAATTCCTGCCCGACGAAGAAATAA
- a CDS encoding Crp/Fnr family transcriptional regulator, translating to MNDAIKEQLLTLFPSLRGLPADLERRLDRESTYIEAPAGTVLFESSSPCQAFPMPLTGSVRVSRAGANGRELQLYRVAPGESCIITSSCLLGQNAYPARGIAEGSLSAVVLPRALFSQLIEQHPPFRAYIFNLFGERLALLMQLVEEVAFRKLDQRLAALLLARGDVIHATHQGLADELGSVREIISRLLKSFQDQGMLELGREQIRVLDPEALRAIAM from the coding sequence ATGAATGATGCAATCAAGGAACAACTGCTCACGCTGTTTCCGTCGCTGCGGGGCCTGCCCGCCGATCTGGAGCGGCGGCTCGACCGGGAGTCCACCTATATCGAGGCGCCCGCCGGCACCGTGCTGTTCGAATCCAGCAGCCCCTGCCAGGCTTTTCCCATGCCGCTGACGGGTTCGGTGCGCGTCAGCCGTGCCGGAGCCAACGGGCGTGAGTTGCAGCTTTACCGCGTGGCCCCGGGAGAAAGCTGCATCATCACCAGCAGCTGCCTGCTGGGCCAGAACGCCTACCCCGCGCGCGGCATTGCGGAGGGCAGCCTGAGCGCGGTGGTGCTGCCGCGTGCGCTGTTTTCCCAATTGATCGAGCAGCACCCGCCCTTCCGCGCCTATATTTTCAACCTTTTCGGTGAACGCCTGGCGCTGCTGATGCAGTTGGTGGAAGAAGTGGCGTTCCGTAAACTGGATCAACGGCTGGCAGCGCTGTTGCTGGCCAGAGGCGATGTCATCCATGCCACCCACCAGGGCCTGGCGGACGAACTCGGCAGCGTGCGCGAGATCATCAGCCGCCTGCTCAAGAGCTTTCAGGACCAGGGCATGCTCGAACTGGGCCGCGAGCAGATCAGGGTACTCGACCCCGAAGCCTTGCGCGCCATTGCAATGTAA